One window from the genome of Cyprinus carpio isolate SPL01 chromosome B1, ASM1834038v1, whole genome shotgun sequence encodes:
- the LOC109101673 gene encoding F-box only protein 8-like translates to MNDSVTGLSHLDQRRWRCQDGCPGLLLKDCDNFIRETEADQRVISSRRRSADGSGSVECVVQRDRERGRRVGPPLAEPLQQRRTPQCQVPGTDISYLLRVRKGKEERGFIDLEMLPPELSITILSYLNATDLCLASCVWQDLGNDEYLWQGLCKSTWGHCSIYNRRLPSGFSYRKLYMELDEGSLTFNANPQEGISYFMSRGILVDHPKEIAKFIFYTRMLNWKMLQIYLDERRDVLDELVTLHNFSNQFLPNALRDFFRHIHAPEERGEYLETLITKFSHRFCACNPTLVQEVGLSPDAVYVLCYSLILLSIDLTSPHVKNKMSKREFIRNTRRAAQNISEDFVGHLYDNIYLIGHVAA, encoded by the exons ATGAATGATAGTGTCACAGGACTGTCTCACCTCGATCAGCGGCGTTGGCGCTGTCAAGATGGCTGTCCTGGGCTCCTGTTAAAGGACTGCGATAATTTCATCCGCGAGACAGAGGCAGATCAGCGAGTCATTTCGTCGCGGCGGCG ATCTGCAGATGGGTCAGGGTCTGTGGAGTGTGTTGTGCAGCGGGACAGAGAGCGGGGCCGGAGGGTGGGGCCCCCGCTGGCTGAGCCGCTGCAGCAGCGCCGCACACCGCAGTGCCAGGTGCCCGGCACCGACATCAGCTACCTGCTGCGCGTCCGCAAGGGCAAAGAGGAGCGGGGCTTTATCGATCTAGAGATGCTGCCGCCCGAACTCAGCATCACCATCCTCTCCTACCTGAATGCTACCGACCTGTGCCTGGCCTCCTGCGTGTGGCAGGACTTGGGGAATGATGAGTACCTGTGGCAGGG CCTGTGCAAGTCCACTTGGGGTCACTGTTCCATATACAACCGAAGGCTTCCATCTGGATTTTCATACAGAAAACTCTACATGGAATTAGATGAAGGAAGTCTAACCTTCAACGCCAACCCGCAAGAG GGTATCAGTTACTTCATGTCCAGAGGTATTCTTGTGGACCACCCGAAGGAAATTGCCAAGTTTATATTCTATACCAGAATGCTGAATTGGAAGATGCTGCAGATTTATCTTGATGAACg GCGAGATGTCTTGGACGAGCTTGTCACACTTCATAACTTTAGTAACCAGTTCCTCCCTAATGCACTGAGAGACTTCTTCAGACACATTCATGCCCCGGAGGAGAGGGGCGAGTACCTGGAGACCCTCATCACTAAGTTTTCTCATCGTTTCTGTGCCTGTAACCCCACTCTGGTGCAGGAAGTGGGCTTAAGTCCTG ATGCAGTGTATGTGCTGTGCTACTCCCTGATCCTTCTCTCCATCGATCTGACCAGCCCTCACGTAAAGAACAAGATGTCCAAGAGGGAGTTTATCCGAAATACACGGCGGGCTGCTCAGAACATCAGCGAGGACTTTGTAGGGCACCTCTATGACAACATCTATCTGATCGGCCACGTGGCGGCCTAG
- the LOC109101676 gene encoding centrosomal protein of 44 kDa-like, translated as MSTGDLKGCLRKLEAGLRSLKYPREVDYQRLAVGDPSACLPIVSFAFTSFSPSLTECLVDYGVELTGLNDLRFIENVYKVLRDVFSYKPLLTKQQFLQFGFAERKVIILCDIIGLVLNKHKELTKESKHVSKPKRRPQFKSCTKNEISSAESKSLELTGLTFPQKQPLVERHLGSSSAPAPQKLLRCSSEEQLQQDEETEKRGLDCERFEDSSQTADSIECVLESRLRGVEASLLESVGRLEQRLALMEHTIHALEKSLAGKIIIESNQWENLESRVLLLETRQALTSAQGLTSGDGVLSTDNGRFKEDTVSVSGVSTAIHPPSDISDIGHTPAAPHPKSHNFKERLDRIVHMMKDTSNILQNIEPTM; from the exons ATGAGCACTGGTGATCTGAAAGGATGTCTGAGAAAGCTGGAAGCTGGTCTCCGTTCTCTGAAGTATCCCAGAGAAGTGGACTATCAAAG ATTGGCTGTGGGAGATCCATCAGCTTGTCTTCCTATTGTGAGCTTCGCCTTCACGTCCTTTTCCCCCTCACTCACAGAGTGCCTGGTTGATTATGGCGTGGAACTAACCGGATTGAATGATTTAAGATTTATTGAGAATGTTTACAAG GTCTTGCGGGATGTTTTCAGCTATAAGCCACTGTTAACCAAACAGCAGTTTCTTCAGTTTGGCTTTGCTGAGAGGAAAGTCATCATTCTCTGTGATATCATTGGCCTTGTTCTCAACAAACACAAAGAACTCACTAAAGAGAGCAAG CATGTTAGTAAGCCAAAGAGAAGGCCTCAGTTTAAGAGCTGCACTAAAAATGAGATCTCTTCTGCTGAGAGTAAATCACTGGAGTTAACAGGCCTGACA TTCCCTCAGAAGCAGCCACTGGTAGAAAGGCATCTTGGCAGCAGCTCAGCACCAGCTCCTCAGAAGCTCCTCAGATGCTCCTCAGAAGAGCAGCTACAGCAGGACGAGGAAACAGAAAAGAGGGGCTTAGACTGCGAGCGTTTTGAGGACTCATCTCAAACTGCAGATTCAATT GAGTGTGTTTTAGAGAGCCGGCTGAGGGGGGTAGAAGCAAGCCTTCTGGAGAGTGTTGGCAGACTGGAGCAGCGGTTGGCCCTTATGGAACACACGATACATGCTCTGGAGAAAAGCTTGGCTGGCAAGATTATCATTGAGAGCAACCAGTGGGAGAACTTGGAGAGTCGCGTGCTGCTGCTGGAGACCAGGCAGGCTTTGACCTCAGCACAG GGTCTAACTTCAGGAGATGGTGTCCTCAGCACAGACAATGGTAGATTCAAAGAGGACACGG TATCTGTGAGTGGTGTTTCTACTGCGATTCATCCACCATCTGACATCAGTGATATCGGACACACTCCAGCAGCTCCCCATCCGAAATCCCAC AATTTTAAAGAAAGGCTGGACAGAATAGTTCACAt GATGAAGGATACATCTAACATTCTGCAAAACATAGAACCCACAATGTAA